A stretch of the Sinorhizobium alkalisoli genome encodes the following:
- a CDS encoding polysaccharide pyruvyl transferase family protein, which translates to MPKVGILTFHRCINYGSFWQARCLVDGLRSLGADPVILDHRSAHIRRAELRCAFQPLLPARSARADFPLYASKVRKFAEAIASYPLSGAFEIDSPAGIETFGLVLVGSDEVWNLSHPWYGGRPLFYGEGVPARRLVSYAATFGNLPAAQGIEAYWADKLREFDGISVRDANSRAIIAKDLKRHATLVLDPCLQFPASPARSQGNGPMPPYLAVYGHSFPDWFQAGIRRWAESCSLDIVSIGYRNDWTDRQWLDAGPYEFAGFIAGSAAVATNFFHGCVFSLINAKPFVCTLSDYRSNKIGDLTRTVGAEDHLVSEETPLATYEAMLGEPLDPGIAARIAKLRLQSGTYLADVLQ; encoded by the coding sequence TTGCCGAAAGTGGGTATCCTCACCTTCCATCGTTGCATCAACTACGGATCATTCTGGCAGGCGCGCTGTCTGGTCGACGGTCTCCGGTCGCTCGGAGCCGATCCGGTGATACTCGACCATCGCTCCGCCCATATCCGCCGCGCCGAATTGCGCTGCGCCTTTCAGCCGCTGCTGCCGGCCAGATCGGCACGAGCGGACTTTCCGCTCTATGCTTCGAAGGTCAGAAAATTTGCGGAAGCCATCGCGTCCTATCCGCTAAGCGGAGCGTTCGAGATCGACAGTCCAGCTGGCATCGAAACCTTCGGCCTTGTGCTTGTCGGGAGCGACGAGGTCTGGAATCTCAGCCACCCCTGGTATGGGGGCCGTCCGCTCTTTTACGGAGAAGGCGTGCCGGCGCGCCGCCTCGTCTCCTATGCGGCCACCTTCGGGAACTTGCCTGCAGCACAGGGGATCGAAGCCTACTGGGCTGACAAACTGCGGGAATTCGATGGTATTTCCGTACGCGACGCCAATTCGAGGGCAATCATCGCGAAGGATCTCAAGCGTCACGCCACGCTCGTGCTCGATCCTTGCCTCCAGTTTCCCGCATCGCCTGCGCGAAGCCAGGGGAACGGACCAATGCCCCCTTACCTGGCCGTGTATGGCCACTCCTTTCCGGACTGGTTCCAGGCCGGCATCCGTCGATGGGCGGAATCCTGTTCGCTCGATATCGTCAGTATCGGCTACCGAAACGATTGGACCGACCGACAGTGGCTCGACGCAGGGCCGTACGAATTCGCCGGATTCATTGCCGGCTCCGCCGCAGTCGCCACGAACTTCTTTCACGGCTGCGTGTTCTCGCTGATCAATGCGAAGCCTTTCGTCTGTACCCTGTCGGATTACCGCTCCAACAAGATAGGCGATCTCACGCGAACGGTCGGTGCCGAAGATCACCTCGTCTCGGAAGAGACGCCACTAGCGACCTATGAAGCCATGCTCGGGGAACCGCTCGATCCGGGCATCGCAGCCCGGATCGCAAAACTCCGCCTGCAATCCGGGACGTATCTGGCCGATGTCCTCCAATGA
- a CDS encoding Coenzyme F420 hydrogenase/dehydrogenase, beta subunit C-terminal domain, which translates to MSSNERTPDHARRAVLTPAQMNRAGLCIGCGACVAQAGESTARMHTDRFGQLKPLTSGERNGSSAFAEICPFSPSSANEDAIAAERFASSKYLDPRIGRYEACYVGHVREGIFRAEGSSGGMATWTAVELLAKRLVDGVAHVVPSSGDQPFFRYQISRKAEDVRRGAKSRYHPVELSGIVEEVRRQPGRYAVVGIPCFVKAVHLLRRRDPVLQERLAFMLGLFCGHMKSARFVESFAWQMGERIDAVTGVDYRLKDENRPANWYTAHLEMRDGSSRSRDWWHLVDGDWGAGFFQNSACNFCDDVVAETADISFGDAWVEPYASDGRGTNVVIVRSPELHRLIGRAAEEGRLELREVDSAFVVRTQAAGFRQRREGLAFRLSWPRRGVRPSKRVPPKFTGLPLRRMLVYWLRSVISAQSHHVFWCARALHLPALYLRWASAMLAFYQGVTYSRGWVGRFVDRIVPREKGD; encoded by the coding sequence ATGTCCTCCAATGAAAGAACCCCCGATCATGCCAGGCGAGCCGTGCTGACGCCGGCGCAGATGAACAGGGCCGGCCTCTGCATCGGCTGCGGCGCCTGTGTAGCGCAGGCCGGCGAAAGCACTGCCAGAATGCATACCGACCGGTTTGGTCAGCTCAAGCCACTTACCTCCGGAGAAAGGAACGGCAGCTCAGCCTTTGCGGAAATCTGCCCCTTCTCTCCCAGCTCCGCCAATGAAGATGCGATCGCCGCCGAGCGTTTTGCCTCGAGCAAGTACCTCGACCCGCGCATTGGACGATACGAGGCCTGCTATGTCGGCCATGTCCGCGAAGGGATATTTCGCGCCGAAGGGAGTTCCGGCGGGATGGCGACCTGGACGGCGGTCGAGCTCCTGGCAAAGCGGCTGGTCGACGGCGTCGCGCATGTCGTCCCATCTTCCGGCGATCAACCCTTCTTCCGCTATCAAATCTCGCGAAAGGCAGAGGACGTCCGCAGAGGCGCCAAGTCGCGATATCATCCGGTCGAGCTATCCGGCATCGTCGAAGAAGTCCGGCGGCAACCCGGCCGCTATGCGGTCGTCGGCATTCCCTGCTTCGTCAAGGCCGTGCATCTACTCAGGCGGCGGGACCCGGTGCTACAGGAGCGGCTCGCGTTCATGCTTGGCCTCTTTTGCGGCCATATGAAAAGCGCCCGTTTCGTCGAGAGCTTCGCCTGGCAGATGGGTGAGAGGATCGACGCGGTGACCGGTGTCGATTACCGGCTGAAGGATGAGAACAGACCGGCCAACTGGTACACCGCGCATCTTGAGATGCGGGACGGCAGCAGCCGGAGTCGGGACTGGTGGCACCTTGTCGATGGCGATTGGGGCGCCGGCTTCTTCCAGAACTCCGCTTGCAATTTCTGCGATGACGTGGTCGCCGAAACGGCCGATATTTCCTTCGGCGACGCCTGGGTGGAGCCCTATGCGTCGGACGGTCGCGGCACCAATGTCGTCATTGTCCGATCGCCGGAGCTTCACCGGCTGATCGGTCGAGCCGCAGAGGAAGGGCGGCTTGAACTGCGGGAAGTCGACAGCGCCTTTGTGGTGCGAACCCAGGCAGCCGGATTCAGGCAGCGGCGCGAGGGCCTTGCCTTTCGTCTAAGCTGGCCGCGGCGCGGCGTCAGGCCTTCAAAGCGCGTTCCACCGAAGTTCACCGGCCTGCCGCTGCGGCGCATGCTGGTCTATTGGCTGCGAAGCGTGATCAGCGCCCAGAGCCATCATGTCTTCTGGTGCGCCCGCGCCTTGCATCTGCCCGCGCTCTATCTCCGCTGGGCCTCCGCGATGCTCGCGTTCTATCAGGGCGTCACCTATTCGCGCGGCTGGGTCGGAAGGTTCGTCGACCGCATCGTCCCCCGGGAGAAAGGCGACTGA